In the Bifidobacterium catenulatum PV20-2 genome, one interval contains:
- a CDS encoding MoxR family ATPase: MSNENDDDATQLGSIGHHMNKPQQPGNPQMRLAFQAPSLPTHPQKQSGDDEDTVLSAYNATPSRPAMPTVPTTHPMKAQPAQPVQMQQPLPQSQPIPTAAPRQFPQATTPQAKPAQPAATSSMMSAPQADITEFYNQFAKLVDSVSQVVVGKEQPIRQCATAMIVGGHILLEDNPGTGKTQLARGLANSIDMSFKRIQFTPDLLPSDVVGVTYYDQKNGEFEYREGPIFASIVLADEINRASPKTQSALLEVMEEQKVTVDGETHAVPQPFMVIATQNPIEQLGTYKLPEAQMDRFLIKTTIGYPSHDVSVSILKQVNVTDRASTVHAVLTGNDVLRMRAISETVHLDDAILEYIVRLVEATRHNERIQVGSSMRGALALTRCARAWAASNNRGYAVPDDVKQLAVAVLAHRITLTAEATFAGYTPEQMIEQILENVPAPTVGATV, translated from the coding sequence ATGAGCAACGAAAACGATGACGACGCCACCCAGCTGGGTTCCATCGGGCACCATATGAACAAGCCGCAACAGCCTGGCAATCCGCAGATGCGCCTCGCATTCCAAGCTCCAAGCCTGCCGACGCATCCGCAGAAGCAAAGCGGCGACGATGAAGACACCGTGCTCAGCGCATACAACGCAACGCCCTCCAGGCCTGCAATGCCTACGGTTCCAACAACGCACCCCATGAAGGCGCAACCGGCACAGCCGGTGCAGATGCAACAACCATTGCCGCAATCGCAGCCAATTCCGACAGCGGCACCACGCCAATTCCCGCAGGCCACAACACCGCAAGCCAAGCCCGCGCAGCCAGCCGCAACCTCGTCCATGATGTCCGCGCCACAGGCCGACATCACCGAATTCTACAACCAGTTCGCCAAACTGGTCGACAGCGTCTCCCAGGTCGTGGTCGGCAAGGAACAACCGATCCGCCAATGCGCCACCGCCATGATTGTCGGCGGCCACATTCTGCTTGAAGACAACCCCGGAACAGGCAAGACGCAGCTGGCCCGAGGCCTCGCCAACTCCATCGACATGTCGTTCAAGCGCATCCAGTTCACTCCGGATCTGCTGCCTTCCGACGTGGTCGGCGTAACCTACTACGACCAAAAGAACGGCGAATTCGAATACCGCGAAGGCCCGATTTTCGCATCCATCGTGCTTGCCGACGAAATCAACCGAGCCTCGCCGAAAACACAGTCCGCGCTGCTCGAGGTCATGGAAGAGCAGAAAGTCACCGTCGACGGCGAAACCCACGCGGTACCGCAGCCTTTCATGGTCATCGCCACCCAGAACCCCATCGAACAGCTCGGCACCTACAAACTACCGGAAGCGCAGATGGATCGTTTCCTCATCAAAACAACCATCGGCTATCCGAGCCATGACGTGAGCGTAAGCATTCTCAAGCAGGTCAACGTCACCGACCGTGCATCCACCGTACATGCGGTGCTCACCGGCAACGACGTGCTACGCATGCGTGCCATCAGCGAAACCGTTCATCTTGACGACGCGATCCTCGAGTACATCGTGCGCTTGGTGGAAGCGACGCGCCACAACGAACGCATCCAAGTCGGATCGTCCATGCGAGGCGCACTCGCGCTGACCCGATGCGCCCGCGCGTGGGCAGCGTCCAACAATCGCGGATATGCGGTACCCGACGATGTGAAGCAGCTGGCGGTCGCCGTGCTCGCGCACCGCATCACGCTCACCGCAGAGGCCACGTTCGCCGGATACACCCCCGAACAGATGATCGAACAGATCCTCGAAAACGTACCTGCACCGACCGTAGGCGCCACCGTCTGA
- a CDS encoding transglutaminase domain-containing protein has protein sequence MSTAGFSKHSINANTGETRADHTTGFGNTFTESSTGTFTETGTGTGSWADSTHSAIWMSRDGKSQVLPYLHRPRASQYASLLVAALLTLAAASNLIDVYGSAASWALAAIPATIIGSLVALAGTVPALRLWWQILFTAVAQLVVGPVLFLNDTTITHFIPTLRTLTQGWMQMLGSFKFILSVEPPTGTADGCLLAVWTICLWFALLTGIFAVTEDGRFTMIAIIPVIANLAICALLGSSSGYYRIFVGIAMALVLVIWISARWKLLELGRWISSVVIVVVSIALAIGGCLAVGQDRTILRDHYDPPLSPYDYTSPLSGMRSYIKNSKDDVLLTVQNLPAGSGVRLAVMDRFDGNVWNLSDSAMSSDSSNYHRVGTSITNNAEGKKFTATFTVNKGLSDYWLPMAGAASSVTFDNSENADSFYYNSDTMSAIYPSRTSEGLTYTETGIMPTVPTDKQIVKANAASISQPKAEDVPDCVDKLATAIAGGQSKGGEAAQAIAEKLKESGWFSHGLSGDYPSTAGHGNYRIDQLLAGTAMVGDSEQYASAMALMARSLGLPSRVVLGFLPKDDEGDISENRTEKQGKNTVIEFTGNDVTAWVEIKLDGYGWVAFYPTPKETKVPDENQNLTPPNPQNLVRQPPVPLTDPLRDDNQAKGRSSIGGSMADETSTNLFWQHFGRIARKVAIYGSPLWTLLIVCGLLLAIKAIALARSRKHGSAQQRVAAGWQSVAALARQSGLDIQGTRSEQAVSIASQMDISSETLLALSTQADYATFSGNTVNEEHVQQYWRDIEQERQYMLKSLPTLRRWRAKLSLADVFHFQGKRGASDDSANNAADTATNISDDND, from the coding sequence ATGAGCACCGCAGGATTCAGCAAACACAGCATCAACGCCAATACCGGCGAAACCCGCGCCGACCACACCACCGGATTCGGCAACACCTTCACCGAATCATCCACCGGCACCTTCACGGAAACAGGCACCGGAACAGGCTCATGGGCCGACTCCACACACTCCGCCATCTGGATGTCACGAGACGGCAAATCGCAAGTCCTTCCCTACTTACACCGACCACGCGCCTCGCAATACGCAAGCTTGCTCGTAGCAGCCCTGCTCACCCTCGCCGCAGCCAGCAACCTCATCGACGTCTACGGATCAGCCGCATCCTGGGCCCTCGCCGCCATTCCAGCCACCATCATCGGATCACTCGTGGCGCTCGCAGGCACGGTTCCCGCGCTCCGCCTCTGGTGGCAGATACTGTTCACGGCCGTCGCGCAACTGGTTGTCGGCCCGGTTCTGTTCCTCAACGACACCACCATCACACACTTCATCCCAACCCTGCGTACGCTTACGCAAGGTTGGATGCAGATGCTTGGCTCCTTCAAATTCATTCTGTCGGTCGAGCCTCCAACCGGTACCGCGGACGGCTGTCTGCTTGCCGTATGGACCATCTGCCTGTGGTTCGCGCTGCTCACCGGTATTTTCGCAGTGACGGAAGATGGACGATTCACCATGATCGCCATCATTCCCGTCATCGCCAATCTTGCGATCTGTGCATTGCTCGGCTCATCTTCCGGCTATTACCGCATATTCGTCGGCATCGCGATGGCGCTTGTGCTCGTGATTTGGATCAGTGCACGTTGGAAATTACTGGAATTGGGACGTTGGATCAGTTCCGTGGTAATCGTGGTTGTTTCCATCGCATTGGCGATCGGAGGATGCCTTGCCGTCGGCCAGGACCGCACCATTCTGCGCGACCATTACGATCCGCCGCTCAGCCCGTACGATTACACAAGCCCGTTGAGCGGCATGCGTTCGTACATCAAAAACAGCAAGGACGATGTGCTCCTCACCGTTCAAAACCTGCCCGCAGGATCGGGCGTGCGGCTAGCGGTCATGGACCGTTTCGACGGCAACGTATGGAACCTGTCCGATTCCGCCATGTCATCGGACTCCTCCAACTACCATCGTGTCGGCACCTCTATCACCAACAACGCCGAAGGCAAGAAATTCACCGCAACATTCACCGTGAACAAAGGCCTGAGCGACTACTGGCTGCCCATGGCCGGAGCCGCATCGAGCGTGACCTTCGACAACAGCGAAAACGCCGACTCGTTCTATTACAACAGCGACACCATGTCGGCCATCTACCCTTCACGCACTTCCGAAGGCCTCACCTACACGGAAACCGGCATCATGCCAACAGTTCCCACCGACAAGCAAATCGTCAAAGCCAATGCAGCCTCCATCAGCCAGCCAAAAGCCGAAGACGTGCCCGATTGTGTGGACAAACTCGCCACAGCCATCGCCGGCGGCCAATCCAAAGGCGGCGAAGCAGCCCAGGCCATCGCCGAAAAACTCAAGGAATCAGGCTGGTTCTCGCACGGCTTGAGCGGCGATTACCCGTCTACCGCCGGCCACGGCAACTACCGTATCGACCAGCTGCTCGCCGGAACGGCCATGGTCGGAGACAGCGAACAATACGCCTCCGCAATGGCACTCATGGCACGCAGCCTGGGACTTCCAAGCCGAGTGGTGCTTGGATTCCTACCAAAAGACGATGAAGGCGACATCAGCGAAAACCGCACCGAAAAACAAGGGAAAAACACCGTCATCGAATTCACCGGCAACGACGTGACCGCATGGGTGGAAATCAAACTGGACGGCTACGGCTGGGTGGCGTTCTACCCGACGCCAAAGGAAACCAAAGTCCCCGACGAAAACCAGAACCTCACCCCACCGAACCCGCAGAATCTGGTGCGTCAGCCCCCAGTACCCCTCACCGACCCGCTGCGCGACGATAACCAAGCCAAAGGCAGGTCCTCAATCGGCGGAAGCATGGCTGACGAAACGTCAACCAACCTCTTCTGGCAGCATTTCGGCAGAATCGCAAGAAAAGTAGCCATCTACGGAAGCCCCCTGTGGACGCTGCTCATCGTATGCGGCCTCCTGCTCGCTATCAAAGCGATCGCATTGGCACGGTCAAGAAAACACGGCAGCGCGCAACAGCGAGTGGCAGCAGGATGGCAATCCGTGGCGGCGCTCGCCCGGCAAAGCGGACTTGACATTCAAGGCACGCGCAGCGAACAGGCGGTCTCCATCGCAAGCCAGATGGATATTTCCAGTGAAACGTTGCTTGCCTTGAGCACACAAGCCGATTACGCGACCTTCTCCGGTAATACCGTCAACGAGGAGCATGTGCAGCAGTATTGGCGCGATATTGAGCAGGAACGCCAGTACATGCTCAAGTCATTGCCGACATTGCGCAGATGGCGTGCCAAGCTTTCGCTTGCCGACGTTTTCCATTTTCAAGGCAAACGCGGCGCGAGCGACGATTCAGCGAATAACGCAGCGGATACGGCAACCAATATTTCGGATGACAACGATTGA
- a CDS encoding FHA domain-containing protein yields MSFLPYPPPPEPGWYDDDATVMSSFADSAMPGMAQSQLMEQVSVSLEPTNDESVNDEPANDDDIDWDGTVLSSAFTMKQPKLEYTLYNEQTGQEVIIDMGVLLGRKPSVEVPEGAKSVKLEDSTRTISRNHAAISFDQDGTLWIEDYGSLNGTYLIRDNEETKVEHKPMKFEAPCTVRIGDQFFTLEQR; encoded by the coding sequence ATGAGCTTCCTTCCATATCCGCCGCCGCCCGAACCAGGCTGGTACGACGATGACGCCACCGTAATGTCTTCCTTCGCCGATTCTGCAATGCCTGGAATGGCGCAATCTCAGCTGATGGAACAGGTTTCCGTTTCGCTGGAACCAACCAATGACGAGTCGGTCAATGACGAACCGGCCAACGATGATGATATCGATTGGGATGGCACGGTGCTGTCTTCGGCATTCACCATGAAGCAGCCGAAGCTGGAATACACGCTTTACAATGAGCAGACCGGTCAGGAAGTGATTATCGACATGGGCGTGCTGCTGGGACGCAAACCGTCCGTTGAAGTGCCGGAAGGTGCTAAATCCGTGAAATTGGAGGATTCGACGCGTACGATTTCACGTAATCATGCGGCGATCAGCTTCGATCAGGATGGCACGTTATGGATTGAGGATTATGGATCGCTTAATGGCACGTACCTTATTCGAGACAATGAGGAGACCAAGGTCGAGCACAAGCCGATGAAGTTTGAGGCACCTTGCACGGTTCGTATCGGAGACCAGTTCTTCACGCTCGAGCAGCGCTGA
- a CDS encoding Ig-like domain-containing protein, with translation MGKRKNAANQSAQSYERQLHFGSMMRKLLLPSGSRRWITPIVMLLLLLGIIAGAFIVHSVTQRHVQLDDGTVWITSLKDRKAARFNAKNKDVNAGVSSAASRFDVAQHNGSTVISEGTKASNIAASTISETGNTAIKTDIETIVGGDTAAFINVKTGNVWVGSASDVKSVNPTTDKPNMKLGSGGKIALTHDGTVYGYRASDGAVLSLDGPQGTNEQTDTIKGAPHAESFTVIGATPVVATKSTVYWPQGSAAINLQGDMTLQAPSTDGKQNGWVAVATPRGLATVNLSTKKTSETPNSGKGEAAQPVSTGGCVFAAWAQKANNYAKACSADGSDTTFDTLTNINATSELIFRTNHRLVILNDVVNGNVWNPQESTKVIKIQWNKVETKQSKQQEQNNDSANNQHNFSKTCSSQSGQIKAEDDLLGARTGSQQILDVLRNDEQTDCSVLRITSVSAPDGANISVSPVYDGRYLQLDASAAAEGSVSFSYEISDGRGQTSNANVNLTLVGNDDNAPQQTDTPPEIDVEQGATYTTNALGSFSDPDGDPLTLVSATPQNTDQVTVSTRADGQLVFNAGSMSSGRASIEVTVSDGQQTGTGMVYFSVKPANTLAAVIDPVVKQTTPDARTTVSLKQYVHGTSAEPTQLTAVETPSGASTAMNATDMSFTFSAANPGTYYVPYTITQGTIPTTGLARIEVQATTGDSAKPIAANDVALLGADNTAIVEPLANDVDPMGGVLSVTNVTADAASGIKTGVVSNKRVYITARQVPTEPVQIKYSVANAAGTSTGVIVLQPPALTTSNSIPKADNITTQVRTDGIVSIDVLDHVTYSDGTTVNLQNDLQYDKSTFKGLVFVSGNTVRYQASDQTGSFPVTYTIKDNLGNAASATITINVHQKDAENKAAPTPSDVEAQVAAGQKVQIPITLTGIDADGDDVQLLGLGNKAPTLGRISEVGATYLVYEAYADSAGTDTFSYAVEDWTGQRSQAQIRVGVFTSGTDSGVYARDDEITLRPNTAATVPVAQNDISGDSTDLTVSEDVESQDISNVNVVDNALAFTTPQQAGTYYVVYTVKDKAGLSDTATLTVNVDGNATIEPPTAYDYRVPSSATIDKKSVDVDVSQWIANPSGSADELQVAVDDSATDHAHVKGGDKSTTITVELTDEARAVPYTVTNTTYGIMSTAFIQVPAYGVFPPILRPKAPALKVNARETITINIADYVRVGAGKTAYVDGADSVSATKAADGDLYVNDQTLKFTAPKDYSGPASITFTAVDGKRDKNNKVKIINSAVLTLPITVIGRDAPAPTFSSPTIDVVAGESATTIDLTALTHSASDLYDDEKQYTYSGGADSDQVSAKVSSNGKLTVSADKTTSPGTTVSVPISIQYSKGTVNAGVTVRVTTSNRPLARINAKTVKVKAGSSEEVNLLADAYNPFPDSALTVTGCTSDGASKLTVDCPSNGVVSISAASDIGSSINKVIVNVRDATNTKEREVTGTISVSVMDKPDAPLPSPIAGDPQDGVVNLSWTAGSSNGSPISEYKVTWNGDGSGEKLCGSVTSCQITGLKNGKTYSFKVQAKNEVGWSKESNSVEGTPDKLPDAPTDVKAEAGRNTVVVTWKAPEGNFSAVDGYEVTLNGSNIANPTQKVEGTSFTFKFDDNAITNGASYTATVKAHNKMNWSQPSAVSNAVSPWGKPDKPTISAVQNGDKIVVSGRINDARNSKYQSITVSIRDEDRSVETNATDYSVEFDIKNEWYYKEIKPTITVVTERSGSSSSETSVSPFTAVDPPTNVKLELSNNTCVATWSKKGRVTGFVVRAKDYYNVDLHENRAEWPLSGNWSTCDTVNVQQYFIDTSHISTPETANSNTVGNKIKAEITTMPTLSWDANDTNLIKVAGGSVKTWNQIGSYSFVFTGGGKTYEIPWAQGTSQLNAEKLPTGVDYTWKFKVTGPDPALNNEADGSTIKDSDRYNGPTPDPKPDSNPDQSGSGQSDAPTASSVALSTIDGKSKPWVRGLAYYANR, from the coding sequence ATGGGCAAACGCAAGAACGCAGCCAATCAGTCGGCACAATCGTATGAACGTCAATTGCACTTCGGATCGATGATGCGCAAACTACTGTTGCCGTCGGGAAGCAGACGGTGGATCACACCGATCGTCATGCTGCTTCTGTTGCTGGGCATCATCGCAGGCGCGTTCATCGTCCATTCGGTGACGCAACGGCATGTGCAACTTGACGACGGCACCGTGTGGATCACTTCGCTGAAGGACCGCAAGGCCGCACGATTCAATGCGAAAAACAAGGATGTGAACGCTGGAGTCTCATCCGCGGCCTCCCGTTTCGACGTGGCCCAACATAATGGCAGCACCGTGATTTCCGAAGGTACGAAAGCCAGCAACATCGCGGCTTCCACCATCAGCGAAACCGGCAACACCGCCATCAAAACGGATATCGAAACCATTGTCGGAGGCGACACCGCAGCGTTCATCAATGTCAAAACCGGCAATGTGTGGGTGGGATCCGCTTCCGATGTGAAATCCGTCAATCCAACCACCGACAAGCCGAACATGAAGCTGGGATCCGGTGGAAAAATCGCGTTGACACACGACGGAACCGTATACGGATACCGTGCTTCCGATGGTGCGGTGCTGAGCCTCGACGGGCCGCAGGGCACGAACGAGCAAACAGACACAATCAAAGGCGCACCGCATGCCGAATCGTTCACCGTTATCGGCGCAACCCCGGTCGTGGCGACGAAAAGCACCGTGTACTGGCCGCAGGGAAGCGCAGCCATCAATCTGCAGGGCGACATGACCTTGCAAGCCCCTTCCACGGACGGCAAACAGAACGGATGGGTGGCCGTGGCGACACCACGTGGACTCGCAACGGTGAACCTCAGCACCAAGAAAACCTCTGAAACCCCAAATTCCGGCAAAGGCGAGGCCGCCCAGCCGGTATCCACAGGAGGATGCGTATTCGCCGCATGGGCACAGAAAGCCAACAATTACGCCAAAGCATGCTCCGCCGACGGTTCGGACACGACATTCGACACCCTGACCAACATCAACGCCACTTCGGAACTGATATTCCGCACCAACCATCGTCTGGTCATACTCAACGACGTGGTCAACGGCAACGTCTGGAATCCGCAGGAATCCACCAAAGTCATCAAAATCCAATGGAACAAGGTGGAAACCAAACAGTCGAAGCAGCAGGAACAGAACAACGATAGTGCCAACAACCAGCATAATTTCAGCAAAACCTGTTCGTCGCAATCCGGGCAGATCAAAGCGGAAGACGATTTGCTCGGCGCGAGAACGGGATCGCAGCAGATTCTCGACGTGCTTCGCAACGACGAGCAGACCGACTGTTCCGTGCTGCGCATCACCTCGGTAAGCGCCCCGGACGGAGCCAACATCAGCGTCTCACCCGTATATGACGGACGATACCTGCAGCTCGACGCATCCGCGGCAGCCGAGGGATCGGTATCGTTCAGCTATGAGATTTCCGACGGACGCGGGCAGACATCCAACGCCAACGTGAACCTCACCTTGGTCGGAAACGACGACAACGCGCCCCAGCAAACCGATACGCCACCGGAAATCGACGTGGAGCAAGGAGCCACCTACACCACCAACGCTTTGGGCAGCTTCTCCGACCCCGACGGCGATCCGCTCACGCTCGTATCCGCAACCCCGCAGAACACCGACCAGGTGACCGTCTCCACGCGAGCCGACGGGCAGCTCGTATTCAACGCGGGATCCATGTCTTCCGGCAGAGCCAGCATCGAAGTAACCGTTTCCGACGGACAGCAGACCGGCACCGGCATGGTGTATTTCTCAGTGAAACCGGCCAACACGTTGGCCGCGGTGATTGATCCGGTAGTCAAGCAGACCACGCCAGACGCACGCACCACCGTCTCGCTCAAACAATACGTGCACGGCACCTCGGCCGAACCCACGCAGCTGACCGCCGTGGAAACCCCATCCGGCGCATCCACAGCCATGAACGCCACCGACATGTCGTTCACCTTCAGCGCGGCCAACCCCGGCACCTACTACGTGCCCTACACCATCACGCAAGGAACCATTCCCACGACCGGCCTGGCCCGCATTGAAGTACAGGCCACGACCGGAGACTCCGCCAAACCCATCGCCGCCAACGACGTGGCACTGCTCGGCGCCGACAACACCGCGATCGTGGAGCCCCTGGCCAACGACGTCGACCCGATGGGCGGCGTATTGTCCGTGACCAACGTGACCGCCGACGCGGCAAGCGGCATCAAAACCGGCGTCGTGAGCAACAAGCGCGTCTACATCACCGCACGACAGGTGCCGACCGAACCCGTGCAAATCAAATACAGTGTAGCCAACGCAGCAGGCACGTCGACCGGCGTAATCGTACTGCAGCCGCCGGCGTTGACCACCTCCAACTCCATACCGAAAGCCGACAACATCACCACGCAGGTACGCACCGACGGCATCGTCTCCATCGACGTGCTCGACCACGTTACCTACTCCGACGGCACCACGGTAAACCTGCAAAACGACCTGCAATACGACAAGAGCACGTTCAAAGGACTCGTATTCGTATCAGGCAACACCGTACGATACCAAGCATCCGACCAAACCGGATCCTTCCCCGTAACGTACACGATCAAAGACAATCTCGGCAACGCGGCATCTGCCACAATCACCATCAACGTGCATCAAAAAGACGCCGAAAACAAGGCGGCGCCAACACCATCCGACGTTGAAGCACAGGTTGCGGCAGGGCAGAAAGTCCAAATCCCAATCACCTTGACCGGCATCGACGCCGATGGTGACGACGTGCAGCTGCTCGGCCTTGGCAACAAGGCTCCGACGCTCGGACGCATCAGCGAAGTCGGAGCCACCTACCTGGTATACGAGGCATATGCCGACTCCGCAGGAACCGACACCTTCTCATACGCCGTCGAAGACTGGACCGGCCAACGATCCCAAGCGCAAATCCGCGTGGGCGTGTTCACATCCGGCACCGACTCGGGCGTGTACGCGCGCGATGACGAAATCACATTGCGCCCCAACACTGCAGCAACCGTACCCGTGGCGCAAAACGACATTTCCGGAGACAGCACCGACCTGACCGTCAGCGAAGACGTCGAATCGCAAGACATCAGCAATGTGAACGTAGTGGATAATGCGCTCGCCTTCACCACACCGCAGCAGGCGGGCACCTATTACGTGGTGTATACGGTCAAAGACAAAGCGGGATTGTCCGACACAGCAACGCTGACGGTGAACGTCGATGGCAACGCCACCATCGAACCGCCGACCGCATACGATTATCGTGTGCCTTCTTCGGCGACGATCGACAAGAAATCGGTCGACGTGGACGTTTCGCAATGGATCGCGAATCCTTCCGGCAGCGCCGACGAACTGCAGGTGGCCGTGGATGATTCGGCCACCGACCACGCACATGTCAAGGGCGGAGACAAATCCACGACCATTACCGTGGAATTGACGGACGAGGCGCGAGCAGTGCCATACACCGTGACCAACACGACATACGGCATCATGTCCACGGCGTTCATCCAAGTGCCCGCATATGGCGTGTTCCCGCCGATTCTTCGACCGAAGGCACCAGCATTGAAAGTGAACGCGCGCGAGACGATCACCATCAATATCGCCGATTACGTGCGCGTGGGCGCAGGCAAGACCGCATATGTGGACGGCGCCGATTCGGTAAGCGCCACGAAAGCCGCGGACGGCGACCTGTATGTGAACGACCAGACGTTGAAGTTCACCGCGCCGAAGGACTACTCCGGCCCTGCATCCATCACCTTCACCGCGGTGGATGGCAAGCGCGACAAGAACAACAAGGTGAAAATAATCAATTCGGCGGTGTTGACGTTGCCGATCACCGTGATCGGGCGTGACGCGCCCGCGCCGACGTTCTCTTCGCCCACCATCGACGTGGTCGCCGGCGAAAGCGCCACCACCATCGACCTGACCGCGTTGACCCATTCGGCGTCCGACCTATACGACGATGAAAAACAGTACACGTATTCTGGTGGCGCTGATTCCGACCAGGTGAGCGCCAAAGTGAGTTCTAACGGCAAACTGACCGTGTCCGCCGACAAAACCACGTCACCGGGAACCACGGTGAGCGTGCCCATTTCAATCCAATATTCGAAGGGCACGGTGAACGCGGGCGTCACGGTTCGTGTGACGACCTCCAACAGGCCTTTGGCACGCATCAACGCGAAAACCGTGAAGGTCAAGGCGGGAAGCAGCGAGGAAGTGAACCTGCTTGCCGACGCGTACAATCCGTTCCCCGATTCCGCATTGACCGTGACCGGATGTACGTCCGACGGCGCGTCGAAGCTGACCGTGGACTGCCCGTCCAACGGCGTAGTGTCGATCAGCGCAGCTTCCGACATCGGCTCGAGCATCAACAAGGTGATCGTCAACGTGCGTGATGCCACCAATACGAAGGAACGTGAGGTTACAGGCACCATCAGCGTTTCGGTAATGGACAAGCCGGATGCGCCTCTGCCCTCCCCCATCGCGGGAGACCCGCAGGATGGCGTGGTGAATCTGAGTTGGACGGCCGGTTCTTCGAACGGCAGCCCGATCAGCGAATACAAGGTGACGTGGAACGGCGACGGTTCCGGCGAGAAATTGTGCGGTTCCGTGACCTCCTGCCAGATTACCGGTTTGAAGAACGGCAAGACGTACTCGTTCAAGGTGCAGGCCAAGAATGAGGTCGGCTGGTCGAAGGAGTCGAACAGCGTGGAAGGCACGCCTGACAAGCTTCCGGACGCGCCGACCGATGTGAAGGCCGAAGCCGGCAGGAACACCGTCGTTGTCACATGGAAAGCTCCGGAAGGCAATTTCTCCGCCGTCGACGGCTATGAGGTGACGTTAAATGGATCCAATATAGCGAATCCGACGCAAAAGGTTGAAGGTACAAGCTTCACGTTCAAATTCGACGACAATGCGATTACCAATGGCGCATCCTATACCGCCACGGTCAAGGCGCATAACAAAATGAACTGGAGTCAGCCATCCGCCGTGTCCAATGCCGTTTCGCCTTGGGGTAAGCCTGACAAACCAACCATCTCCGCAGTGCAGAATGGCGACAAGATTGTGGTGAGCGGGCGGATCAATGACGCCCGTAACTCGAAATACCAGTCGATTACGGTAAGTATCAGAGACGAAGACAGATCCGTAGAGACCAATGCCACGGACTATTCCGTCGAATTCGACATCAAGAACGAGTGGTATTACAAAGAGATTAAGCCAACGATTACCGTGGTCACGGAACGCAGTGGTTCGTCGAGCAGCGAAACATCCGTTTCGCCCTTCACAGCAGTCGACCCTCCAACCAATGTGAAGCTGGAACTCAGCAACAATACATGTGTGGCGACCTGGTCCAAAAAAGGGCGCGTCACAGGCTTTGTTGTAAGGGCCAAGGATTATTACAATGTTGATCTTCACGAGAACAGAGCAGAATGGCCGCTTTCCGGTAACTGGAGCACCTGCGATACGGTAAATGTCCAGCAATACTTCATTGATACGTCACATATCAGCACCCCTGAAACTGCCAACAGCAATACCGTCGGCAACAAAATCAAAGCGGAAATCACTACCATGCCGACCCTTTCCTGGGATGCCAATGACACGAATCTCATCAAGGTCGCCGGCGGATCGGTGAAAACATGGAATCAAATTGGCAGCTACTCTTTCGTATTCACCGGAGGTGGCAAAACATACGAAATCCCTTGGGCCCAAGGTACCAGTCAGTTGAACGCCGAAAAGCTACCAACGGGGGTTGACTACACATGGAAGTTTAAAGTCACCGGTCCAGACCCGGCACTCAACAACGAGGCAGACGGATCAACGATCAAAGACTCCGACCGCTATAACGGACCAACCCCCGATCCTAAGCCTGATTCCAATCCGGACCAGTCGGGATCAGGGCAAAGTGACGCCCCTACGGCTTCATCCGTAGCTCTTTCCACCATCGATGGAAAAAGCAAGCCGTGGGTGAGAGGCTTGGCCTATTACGCCAATCGCTAG